Proteins from a single region of Macrotis lagotis isolate mMagLag1 chromosome 2, bilby.v1.9.chrom.fasta, whole genome shotgun sequence:
- the S100A14 gene encoding protein S100-A14 yields the protein MGQCHSANAEDAQEFSDVERAIETLIKNFHQYSVEGKKETLTPSELRDLVTQQLPHLMPGSCGLDEKIANLGSCNDSKLEFGSFWELIGEAAKSVKPDNLNQRN from the exons ATGGGACAGTGCCATTCTGCAAATGCTGAG GATGCCCAGGAATTCAGTGATGTGGAACGGGCCATTGAAACCCTCATCAAAAACTTTCATCAGTATTcagtagaagggaagaaggagacaCTGACACCTTCTGAGCTTCGGGATCTGGTCACACAGCAGTTGCCCCACCTTATGCCG GGCAGCTGTGGGCTGGATGAGAAAATCGCCAACTTGGGCAGCTGCAATGACTCCAAGTTAGAGTTTGGGAGCTTCTGGGAACTAATCGGAGAAGCAGCCAAGAGTGTGAAGCCAGACAACTTGAACCAGAGAAACTGA
- the S100A16 gene encoding protein S100-A16, with translation MAEECYTELEQAIQVLVFNFYKYIPKHSLVRNKISRSCFRKMLQKELNHMLTDTGNRKAADKLIQNLDANHDGRISFDEYWTLIGGITSPIANLIRQQEQETSG, from the exons ATGGCTGAGGAATGCTACACCGAGCTGGAACAGGCGATCCAAGTCCTGGTGTTCAACTTCTACAAATACATCCCCAAGCACAGCCTGGTTCGGAACAAGATCAGCAGAAGCTGTTTCCGAAAAATGCTGCAAAAGGAACTCAACCACATGTTGACA GACACCGGTAACAGAAAGGCGGCTGACAAACTCATTCAGAATCTGGATGCCAACCATGATGGGCGCATCAGCTTTGATGAGTATTGGACCTTGATAGGCGGGATCACCAGCCCAATTGCCAACCTCATACGCCAGCAGGAACAGGAGACCTCCGGCTAG